In the genome of Candidatus Reidiella endopervernicosa, one region contains:
- a CDS encoding DUF3617 domain-containing protein, producing the protein MVSYLLKTVVPTLFLTACIITPLQADEINLQPGMWQWTTKMEIPGMTMQVPPVVHSGCINREDLVPTNQNQHGDCTITDQTISNSQVTWTVNCSSPQGSSTMNGVMNYSGDTAQGTMNVIAQGMTMNSTISGERTGGCAN; encoded by the coding sequence ATGGTCAGCTATTTATTGAAAACGGTGGTTCCCACACTCTTTCTTACTGCCTGCATAATTACACCGTTACAGGCCGATGAGATTAATTTACAACCTGGCATGTGGCAGTGGACAACCAAGATGGAGATACCCGGTATGACGATGCAGGTTCCTCCGGTTGTGCACAGTGGCTGCATCAACCGTGAAGACCTTGTCCCCACCAATCAAAATCAGCACGGCGATTGCACCATTACCGACCAGACCATCAGCAATAGTCAGGTGACCTGGACCGTGAACTGTTCATCACCACAGGGCAGCTCAACGATGAACGGTGTAATGAACTACAGCGGCGATACGGCACAGGGAACTATGAATGTCATCGCGCAGGGGATGACCATGAATTCAACCATCTCCGGAGAGCGGACAGGTGGCTGCGCCAACTAA
- the trpB gene encoding tryptophan synthase subunit beta — protein MKNTFDSPLPDSNGFFGEYGGSFIPPQLQTIMDEITEAYLEIRKDPGFQKELARLYRHYVGRPSPIFHAASLSEKYGADIYLKREDLNHTGAHKINHCLGEALLCKKMGKKKLIAETGAGQHGVALATAAALVGLECDIYMGEVDIAKEHPNVVRMQILGAKVIPATHGRKTLKEAVDAAFEGYMQDPVNQFYAIGSVVGPHPFPMMVRDFQSIVGNEAKEQMQELTGGLPDNIVACVGGGSNAMGIFTAFLDDDSVKLHGVEPAGHGVEKDGDHAATITKGKPGVMHGFKSYMLQDEAGEPQEVYSVASGLDYPSVGPQHSYLKDIDRCNYEHIDDKEAIDAFFELAREEGIIPAIESAHAIAFAIKLAQRGEKGSILINLSGRGDKDIDFVVENYGKDYGITNRM, from the coding sequence ATGAAAAACACCTTCGATTCTCCCCTTCCCGATAGCAACGGTTTTTTTGGCGAGTATGGTGGTAGCTTCATTCCACCGCAGCTACAGACCATCATGGATGAGATCACCGAGGCCTATCTTGAGATTCGCAAGGACCCCGGGTTTCAGAAGGAGCTGGCGCGTCTCTATCGCCACTATGTCGGCCGCCCCAGCCCGATCTTCCATGCCGCCAGCCTCTCAGAGAAGTACGGCGCTGATATCTACCTCAAGCGTGAAGATCTCAACCACACCGGCGCGCACAAGATTAACCACTGCCTCGGCGAGGCACTGCTCTGTAAGAAGATGGGCAAGAAGAAGCTGATTGCAGAGACCGGTGCCGGACAGCACGGCGTGGCTCTGGCCACCGCTGCTGCATTGGTCGGACTGGAGTGCGACATCTACATGGGTGAGGTCGACATCGCCAAGGAGCACCCCAACGTGGTGCGCATGCAGATACTCGGCGCCAAGGTGATTCCCGCTACCCACGGCCGCAAGACGCTCAAGGAGGCGGTCGACGCTGCATTCGAAGGCTACATGCAGGATCCCGTCAATCAGTTCTATGCGATCGGCTCAGTCGTTGGTCCCCACCCCTTCCCGATGATGGTACGCGACTTCCAGTCGATCGTCGGTAACGAGGCGAAGGAGCAGATGCAGGAGCTGACCGGCGGCCTACCCGACAACATCGTCGCCTGTGTCGGTGGTGGCAGTAACGCGATGGGTATCTTCACCGCCTTCCTCGATGATGATTCGGTCAAACTACACGGCGTTGAACCTGCCGGCCACGGTGTGGAGAAGGATGGTGACCACGCCGCCACCATCACCAAGGGAAAGCCCGGTGTCATGCACGGTTTTAAATCGTACATGCTGCAGGATGAGGCAGGTGAACCGCAGGAGGTCTACTCGGTCGCCAGCGGACTCGACTACCCCTCGGTCGGTCCGCAGCATAGCTACCTGAAGGATATCGATCGCTGCAACTATGAGCACATCGACGACAAGGAGGCGATCGATGCCTTTTTCGAACTGGCCCGTGAAGAGGGCATTATCCCGGCAATCGAGTCAGCACACGCTATCGCCTTTGCCATCAAGCTGGCACAGCGTGGCGAGAAGGGTTCGATCCTGATCAACCTCTCGGGTCGCGGTGACAAGGATATCGACTTTGTTGTTGAGAACTACGGCAAGGATTACGGTATTACCAATCGTATGTAG
- a CDS encoding thiamine phosphate synthase produces the protein MGADGLHLDSKALKQCKQRPLSKRYLIAVSAHTLEGLQQGEAIGASFGVLSPVRYTKAHPDIEPIGWQGLKQIATTTHTVIRTRWCEQ, from the coding sequence GTGGGTGCCGATGGCCTGCATCTCGATAGCAAGGCGCTTAAGCAGTGCAAACAAAGACCACTGAGTAAACGATACCTGATCGCAGTATCGGCACATACGTTAGAAGGTCTGCAGCAGGGTGAGGCGATTGGGGCCAGCTTTGGCGTGCTCTCACCGGTCCGATACACCAAGGCGCACCCCGATATAGAACCGATCGGTTGGCAGGGTCTTAAACAGATTGCGACGACAACACATACCGTTATACGCACTAGGTGGTGTGAGCAGTGA
- a CDS encoding YgaP family membrane protein, with product MKMNVGSLDKVARLAIGIILIALAMSGTIGIWGWIGVVPIITALVGWCPFYHIVGINSCPHGGHCT from the coding sequence ATGAAGATGAATGTAGGCTCACTCGACAAGGTGGCCAGACTGGCTATTGGTATCATCCTGATCGCACTGGCGATGAGCGGAACAATCGGCATCTGGGGTTGGATTGGTGTTGTACCGATCATCACAGCGCTGGTGGGTTGGTGCCCGTTCTACCATATTGTCGGTATAAACAGCTGCCCACATGGAGGTCACTGCACATAG
- a CDS encoding VOC family protein gives MNEHEKINYVELPARDIESTKHFFTNVFDWSFVDYGPDYVAFSNAGIAGGFYRADLSSSTENGSSLIVFYSDDLEQTQAKIEKAGGSTIKPIFLFPGGRRFHFADPNGNEFAVWSEINS, from the coding sequence ATGAATGAACATGAGAAGATCAATTACGTGGAACTACCCGCTAGAGACATCGAGTCTACCAAGCACTTTTTCACAAATGTCTTCGACTGGTCATTTGTCGATTACGGTCCAGATTACGTCGCCTTCTCAAATGCGGGTATAGCGGGTGGTTTCTATCGTGCTGATCTTTCATCGTCTACTGAGAACGGCAGCTCACTGATTGTCTTCTATAGCGACGACCTGGAGCAGACCCAGGCAAAGATTGAAAAGGCTGGGGGCTCAACGATTAAACCAATCTTCCTCTTCCCCGGCGGGCGGAGATTTCATTTCGCCGACCCCAACGGCAATGAGTTTGCCGTCTGGTCTGAGATCAATAGCTAG
- a CDS encoding Cys-tRNA(Pro) deacylase, whose product MTPAINIAKDAKNAFTIHEYQHDPKHESFGLEAAEKLGVDQQRVFKTLVVKLDNCDLAIGVLPVSTLLSWGVAIFARVCFGHPSPSKQQKLNATVYACGAPTVLRTLRNHLFAALHNFLTDSTPT is encoded by the coding sequence ATGACACCCGCTATCAATATCGCCAAAGACGCCAAGAACGCGTTTACGATTCATGAGTATCAACACGACCCAAAGCATGAATCCTTTGGTCTGGAGGCCGCGGAGAAGCTAGGCGTCGATCAGCAGCGTGTTTTTAAAACACTGGTAGTCAAACTCGACAACTGTGATCTGGCCATTGGTGTTTTACCCGTCTCCACCCTATTGAGCTGGGGAGTCGCTATTTTTGCGAGAGTTTGTTTTGGGCATCCAAGCCCAAGCAAACAGCAAAAACTTAACGCGACCGTTTATGCCTGCGGCGCCCCGACCGTCCTGCGTACGTTGCGTAATCACCTCTTCGCGGCTCTACACAACTTCCTCACTGACTCTACGCCGACATAA
- a CDS encoding carboxymuconolactone decarboxylase family protein, with translation MSDLAAAMTKARQYGIGEYLELLGELSQESQRKGKLERKTKELITLGIALAKGCNRCITIHTQAAKQLGAKNKELREVNKVLLFLNASPADKNEDLWREWKDSWAVFSASKGAINRKHRELIGLGIGIVRQQKRHIELHTKAAYKIGVTPEAIFEVMPIALLMDGAPALSQIPHLVNQIDKLTS, from the coding sequence ATGAGTGATCTCGCAGCAGCTATGACCAAGGCACGCCAGTACGGTATTGGCGAATATCTGGAACTTCTTGGAGAACTCTCTCAAGAGTCACAACGCAAAGGAAAGCTTGAACGAAAAACCAAAGAACTGATTACACTGGGTATTGCACTGGCCAAGGGGTGTAACCGCTGCATCACGATTCATACCCAGGCAGCGAAGCAGCTCGGTGCAAAAAACAAGGAGCTGCGTGAGGTCAACAAGGTACTGCTGTTTCTTAACGCCAGTCCTGCCGACAAAAATGAAGACCTTTGGCGAGAGTGGAAGGATTCGTGGGCGGTCTTTTCCGCCTCCAAGGGTGCGATTAACCGCAAACATCGTGAACTGATTGGACTTGGCATCGGTATCGTACGTCAGCAGAAGCGACACATTGAACTGCATACCAAGGCCGCCTACAAGATTGGTGTAACTCCCGAGGCGATCTTTGAGGTGATGCCGATCGCGCTCCTGATGGACGGCGCGCCTGCGCTCTCTCAAATCCCACACCTGGTCAACCAGATCGATAAATTAACTTCTTGA
- a CDS encoding diguanylate cyclase domain-containing protein, producing the protein MNMICKELVEKLDFELAWIGRKEIGGNIDIVSLFGHASGYGDELKKIGVRWDESPQGRGPVGTAIRTGEAQLYKISDLRFKPWQCAAQKYGLASVYSLPLTIKGEVYGALTLYSNLEQVFDNEAEITRITSIANRLRIASDTSINQQHQRLLGAALSAAGSGVIITERDGKIVWVNESFCKQSGYSESQAIGQTPRILKSHQHDNDYYAELWNTILNGKRWASETVERHIDGSHYIVSQTITPIFDNAGEISHFIAIHEDITAQKEAQERIEYLAHHDGLTGIPNRALFYDRLEHTISLTKREKGTFALMFLDLDRFKPINDTYGHTIGDQLLQEVAQRIGSVLRESDTVARLGGDEFTVILPTINDEHEAFKVGKKLSEAISAPYQLGDQEIITSASIGIAIYPEHGTSDIELITAADSAMYSAKETGRHCIALASI; encoded by the coding sequence ATGAATATGATCTGCAAGGAGCTGGTCGAGAAGCTCGATTTCGAACTGGCGTGGATTGGACGTAAAGAGATTGGCGGCAACATCGATATCGTCAGCCTCTTCGGACATGCCAGTGGGTATGGTGACGAACTCAAAAAGATTGGTGTGCGTTGGGATGAGTCTCCACAAGGACGTGGTCCGGTCGGCACGGCCATTCGTACCGGTGAGGCGCAGCTCTACAAGATCAGTGATCTGCGCTTTAAGCCGTGGCAGTGCGCTGCACAAAAGTATGGTCTAGCGTCGGTCTATTCGTTGCCACTCACCATCAAGGGTGAGGTATATGGTGCACTCACGCTCTACTCCAATCTGGAACAGGTTTTCGACAATGAGGCTGAAATCACACGTATCACCAGTATTGCCAACCGCCTCCGCATCGCCTCCGACACCTCGATTAATCAGCAGCATCAGCGTCTGTTAGGTGCTGCACTCTCGGCGGCGGGTAGCGGTGTCATCATCACTGAGCGTGACGGCAAAATCGTCTGGGTAAATGAGTCGTTCTGTAAACAGAGTGGCTACAGTGAGAGTCAGGCAATCGGCCAGACACCACGCATTCTAAAATCACATCAACATGACAACGACTACTACGCAGAGCTGTGGAATACGATATTGAATGGTAAACGCTGGGCCTCTGAAACAGTGGAGCGTCATATTGACGGCTCCCACTACATCGTCAGCCAGACAATCACTCCCATCTTCGATAATGCAGGTGAAATCAGCCACTTCATCGCCATCCACGAAGACATTACTGCACAGAAAGAGGCACAGGAGCGGATCGAGTATCTCGCTCACCACGATGGGCTCACCGGTATTCCTAACCGTGCACTCTTCTACGACCGACTCGAACACACCATCTCACTGACAAAACGTGAAAAAGGCACCTTTGCACTGATGTTCCTCGATCTGGATCGTTTCAAACCGATCAACGATACCTACGGACATACGATAGGTGATCAGCTGCTACAGGAGGTCGCACAGCGCATCGGTTCGGTTTTACGTGAGAGCGATACTGTGGCACGACTCGGCGGCGATGAGTTCACTGTAATACTGCCCACTATCAATGATGAACATGAGGCGTTTAAGGTTGGTAAAAAACTCTCCGAGGCAATTTCCGCTCCCTATCAACTCGGTGATCAGGAGATTATCACCAGCGCCAGCATAGGTATCGCAATCTACCCCGAGCACGGCACCAGCGATATTGAACTCATAACCGCTGCCGACTCAGCCATGTATAGCGCCAAGGAGACTGGTCGACACTGCATCGCTCTTGCCTCTATTTAG
- a CDS encoding PAS domain S-box protein → MSSETQSAETDQSLEKLLSSIYGLVAYLDCDCNFIKVNKAYAEADGHEPSFFIGKNHFELYPHAENEAIFRRVIKSGEPYIAHAKPFEYPDEPDRGVTYWDWKLTPVHNADNEIDGLLLTLIDVTSHVKADNARHQIEQSFHTLFNNTADAIYILDMNGHIVECNEAAYRDLGYSRAELLRMDAKDLKTPLEREQFAAKIGVLLKEGHLLTDSCHVARDGRHIPVEINSRLIEFQGTPAILSTVRDISKRVDNEHALRDSEANIRALLDATTESVSLTERDHTVTFINETGAKRLRTTPADMLGKDIFSFIPEQLREPRKKHFQRVIYSGQPVTLDDSRGGFYFSSSIYPVLNDEGAVERVAVFAKDVTEEHRLQATEILLRDLGSRYFAKVCFGHPSPSKQQKLHATVYACGAPTVLSTLRNHLFAALHNFLTDSTPT, encoded by the coding sequence ATGAGCAGTGAGACTCAATCCGCAGAGACAGACCAGTCATTGGAGAAGCTGCTCTCCAGTATCTACGGACTGGTCGCCTATCTCGACTGTGACTGTAATTTCATCAAAGTTAATAAGGCCTACGCTGAAGCCGATGGACACGAACCCTCCTTTTTCATCGGCAAGAATCATTTCGAGCTCTATCCTCATGCAGAGAATGAGGCAATATTCCGCCGCGTTATCAAGAGCGGAGAACCCTATATCGCCCACGCCAAACCGTTTGAGTACCCTGACGAACCTGATCGAGGCGTAACCTACTGGGACTGGAAGCTTACCCCGGTTCACAACGCAGACAATGAGATTGATGGCCTGTTACTGACGCTCATCGATGTCACCAGCCATGTCAAAGCCGATAATGCCCGCCATCAGATCGAGCAGAGCTTCCATACCCTGTTTAATAACACCGCCGATGCAATCTATATTCTCGATATGAACGGTCACATCGTCGAGTGTAACGAGGCGGCCTACCGTGATCTGGGCTACTCGCGTGCTGAGCTACTGAGGATGGATGCCAAGGATCTGAAAACACCGTTAGAGAGAGAGCAGTTCGCCGCAAAGATAGGTGTGCTTCTGAAGGAGGGCCACCTGCTCACCGACTCATGCCATGTAGCGCGAGATGGCCGACATATTCCGGTTGAAATCAATTCGCGACTGATCGAATTCCAGGGTACACCGGCCATACTCAGTACCGTCCGCGACATCAGCAAACGGGTTGATAACGAGCATGCTCTACGTGATAGCGAAGCCAATATTCGTGCACTGCTTGATGCCACTACCGAATCTGTCTCTCTCACCGAACGTGATCACACCGTTACCTTCATTAATGAGACTGGCGCCAAACGTCTGCGCACTACGCCTGCGGATATGCTAGGCAAAGATATCTTCTCATTTATTCCCGAACAACTGAGAGAACCAAGAAAGAAGCACTTCCAACGCGTCATCTATAGTGGTCAACCCGTTACCCTTGATGATTCACGTGGAGGCTTCTATTTCTCGTCGTCTATCTATCCAGTGCTAAACGATGAGGGCGCGGTTGAACGCGTCGCAGTTTTCGCCAAGGACGTCACCGAAGAGCATCGGCTACAGGCCACCGAGATTCTGCTCCGTGATCTGGGGAGTCGCTATTTTGCGAAAGTTTGTTTTGGGCATCCAAGCCCAAGCAAACAGCAAAAACTTCACGCGACCGTTTATGCCTGCGGCGCCCCGACCGTCCTGAGTACGTTGCGTAATCACCTCTTCGCGGCTCTACACAACTTCCTCACTGACTCTACGCCGACATAA